GGCGCCCTGGCGCTGGGCGATCTGACCCGCGCGACGTTTGATCAAGCTGGCCGCCACCTTGCTTTCGCTAGCAAAGAAAAGCGGCCTGCGGAACCTCTTGCGGCCCAGCCCGTGGAAGTGGTCGCGGAGCAACTTCCCATCATTCCCTGGTGGGGCGCCGCCTTGTTGTTGGGCTGCGGGGCGATCGGGCTCGTATTTGTCAGCCTGAGGAAGTCTCCTCCTGCTGTATCGCCGGCGCCGCTAAGCGAACCAGAGCAAACACCGATCGTGCCCGAACGCATGGAAGCGCAGTTCATTGCCAAACGCCAACAGATTCTGCAAGTGCTGGATCGTGAACTTTGGTGCGTGTTCGATGGCCGGATTTCGATCAAGGACGTGTTGACGGACTGCCCGACGTCGGTGCGGCCGGATGCGCCGCTCGCGCGTGTCCGTGCGACCATGCAGGAAGAACGGATTCACCACTTGTTGGTGATCGACATGCAGGGCCAGCTCCAAGGAGTCATCAGCGATCGCGATTTGCGTGACTCGGATGGCGCCGTCGCTTCGGACGTGATGACTCGCAGTCCGGCGACAGTGACGCCGGCCACGCCTGTGGCGAATGCCATCAGCCTGATGTTGGATCGCTCAATTTCGTCGCTGCCCGTCATCGACGCGAACCGAGTCGTTGGGATCGTCACGACGAGCGACATGTTGATGACGCTGCAATGTTGCGTACAACTTCTACAGCGTCTGGCGAGCACCATGTGGCAGCCAGGCGTCGCGTTGGGCGAATCCTGGAGCGACGACAATCTCGCTGCCGCTGCTTCAGCTTCGGGCGATGGCACGGGGCGACTTTTCGACGTCGTCCAAGCCATGAACGCGTCGCATCCGTAGCTATGCGCTGGTCAATCTTCGGCCAATCGCGCAGCGCGGCCCGTGAAATGGCGTTGCCAACTCTCGGACAGTTCTGGCAGCACGGAAAGTGCGAGCGCCGCTGCCCGATCGTGCCTGCGGTGATACATCACGCGGTTCGCGGCCATGATGGTCCACTCAGGACGCGGGCGATCCAGCAACTTCAACGGTTGCCCGGCCTCTACGACGCCAGTTTGCAAGACGCGCCAATACCATCCACTGCGGCCGGTGTGCTGCACTTGCTCTACGAGATCGCGCACGCGCCATTTGCGAGCCAGCTTCCAACAAGGTTGGCGCGGCTGCGACACTTGGAGTCGTACCGACTCGCCAATCTGCCAGACGTCGCCGATGCAAACGTCGTCCTCCGTGAGATCGCGGATCGTCAGGTTCTCGCCGAACGCGCCGTAAGCGGCGGATGCTGGTCCGAGGATCGGCAGCCAATCGGCGTAATGATCGGCGGAATAGCTCAGCACCGCTTTATCTTCGCCGCCATGGTTTTCCAAGTCAGCCTGCCCGTCGCCGACCAGTCCGTACCGGGTAATCTCCACCGGCTCCGATACCGGCAACTTGAAGATGCCGGACGTCCACGGCTTGTCGAAGGGATCCTCCGCATCCTCGCGCCCCATCTGGCGCGGCATGCCGACTTGAATGGATGCAAGCGTTGGCATCAGGGGCTCGATAATTGGAGAAAATACTAGCCCGTAGCGCCAGCGAGGGAAGAAGGACGTCGCGTACCGTTTGAGAACAAACTCTCAGTTGCTTCGACTCGGCGCAACTGAGAGTTTGATCCCCAGCGGTCAACGATATCAACTCTCCCTCGCTGGCGCTACGGGCTGGTGTGTTGCGGTTTTTTCGTTACTTGATCAGCGAGCGCAGCGTGCGGAGGTTGACCTTGTCCATGTGCTCGCCGTCGACTTCTTCTTTTGGCGTTTCCAGGTACATGGGCGTCTTGCTGAATCGACTGTCGTTCAGCAGTTGCCGGAACGGTTCCAAGCCCAAGTGTCCCTGCCCAATGTGCGCGTGGCGATCGACCCGGGAGCCGAACGGCTTTGCGCTATCATTGAGATGAAAAGCCTGAACTTGGGTTACACCGACCGTGGCGTCGAGGGCCTTCATCGTTTCCTTGTACTCCTTGGGCGTGCCGAGCGGATAGCCGGCGGCGAAGACGTGGCAGGTGTCGATGCAAACACCGAGCCGCTCCGGGTGCTTCACGCCGGCGATGATCTCGGCCAGGTGCTCGAACTTGCAGCCCAGACAACTGCCTTGGCCGGCCGTGGCTTCCAAGAGCGTCTTGACCTTGAGCTTCGGCGCGGCGGCGTGGACTTCATCCAAACCCTTGATGA
The window above is part of the Planctomycetia bacterium genome. Proteins encoded here:
- a CDS encoding MOSC domain-containing protein, encoding MPTLASIQVGMPRQMGREDAEDPFDKPWTSGIFKLPVSEPVEITRYGLVGDGQADLENHGGEDKAVLSYSADHYADWLPILGPASAAYGAFGENLTIRDLTEDDVCIGDVWQIGESVRLQVSQPRQPCWKLARKWRVRDLVEQVQHTGRSGWYWRVLQTGVVEAGQPLKLLDRPRPEWTIMAANRVMYHRRHDRAAALALSVLPELSESWQRHFTGRAARLAED
- a CDS encoding deoxyribonuclease IV produces the protein MTKLRGTTGLYDAAQSVTLPAMAILGAHMSISGGYYRSVEIASEMGCDAVQLFTKNNNQWRAKELTDEDVAKFQNALKELKIGWPIAHNSYLINLAAPDEELWRKSIDAHRIELERAERLGIPFVVAHPGAFTTSSEEVGLKRIIKGLDEVHAAAPKLKVKTLLEATAGQGSCLGCKFEHLAEIIAGVKHPERLGVCIDTCHVFAAGYPLGTPKEYKETMKALDATVGVTQVQAFHLNDSAKPFGSRVDRHAHIGQGHLGLEPFRQLLNDSRFSKTPMYLETPKEEVDGEHMDKVNLRTLRSLIK
- a CDS encoding CBS domain-containing protein, with the translated sequence MRRNRRGASLVEYVSVMAIGAAVLAGGALALGDLTRATFDQAGRHLAFASKEKRPAEPLAAQPVEVVAEQLPIIPWWGAALLLGCGAIGLVFVSLRKSPPAVSPAPLSEPEQTPIVPERMEAQFIAKRQQILQVLDRELWCVFDGRISIKDVLTDCPTSVRPDAPLARVRATMQEERIHHLLVIDMQGQLQGVISDRDLRDSDGAVASDVMTRSPATVTPATPVANAISLMLDRSISSLPVIDANRVVGIVTTSDMLMTLQCCVQLLQRLASTMWQPGVALGESWSDDNLAAAASASGDGTGRLFDVVQAMNASHP